In Ovis canadensis isolate MfBH-ARS-UI-01 breed Bighorn chromosome 3, ARS-UI_OviCan_v2, whole genome shotgun sequence, one DNA window encodes the following:
- the TNS2 gene encoding tensin-2 isoform X9 → MRKFCEDKVAAELQPSQRRYITYFSGLLSGAIRMNSSPLFLHYVLVPVLPAFEPGAGFQPFLKIYQSMQLVYTSGVYLRCIQVPLIQLCPLFPSHVAGPGPQQLCISLEPALLLKGDVMVTCYHKGSRGTDRTLVFRVQFHTCTIHGPRLIFSKDQLDEAWADERFPFQASVEFVFSSSPEKIKGSTPRNEPSVSVDYNTAEPAVRWDSYENFNLHHEDSADDSVTHTRGPLDGSPYAQVQRAPRQTPPAPSPEPPPPPLLSVSSDSGHSSTLTTEPAAESPGRPPPTAAERQELERLLGGCGVASGGRGAGRETAILDDEDQPAAGGGPHLGIYSGHRPGLSRHCSCRQGYREPCGVPNGGYYRPEGTLERRRLAFGAYEGAPQGYAEPSVEKRRLCRSLSEGPYPYPPELGKPTNGDFGYRPPGYREVVILEDPGLPALCSCPACEEKLALPTAALYGLRLEREAGEGWASEAGKPLLHPVRPGHPLPLLVPACGHHHTPLPDYSCLKPPKAGEEGHEGCSYALCPEGRYGHPGYPALVTYGYGGAVPSCCPAYGRVPHSCGSPGEGRGYPSPRAHSPRAGSISPGSPPYPQSRKLSYEIPAEEGGDRYPLPGHLAPAGPLASPESPEPVSWRESPSGHSTLPRSPRDAQCSTASELSGPSTPLHTSSPVQGKESTRRQDTRSPTLAPTQRLSPAEALPPVSQGGADKAPELPAGSGPEPPAPGAFSPASPPSSPNDWPQERSLGGRLDSASPRGPVPNTLPGLRHAPWQGLRDPPDSPDGSPLTPVPTQMPWLVASPEPPQSSPTPAFPLAASYDINGPPQPPLPEKRHLLGPGQQPGPWGPEQASPPARGASHHVTFAPLLPDNAPQPPEPPMQESQSNVKFVQDTSKFWYKPHLSRDQAITLLKDKDPGAFLIRDSHSFQGAYGLALKVATPPPSAQSWKGDPSEQLVRHFLIETGPKGVKIKGCPSEPYFGSLSALVSQHSISPLSLPCCLRIPSKDPLEEVPEAPVPSNMSTAADLLRQGAACSVLYLTSVETESLTGPQAVARASSAALSCSPRPAPAVVHFKVSAQGITLTDNQRKLFFRRHYPVNSITFSSTDPQDRRWTNSDGTTSKIFGFVAKKPGSPWENVCHLFAELDPDQPAGAIVTFITKVLLGQRK, encoded by the exons ATGCGGAAGTTTTGTGAAGACAAGGTTGCCGCAGAATTGCAGCCCTCCCAGCGCCG GTACATCACCTACTTCAGCGGTCTGCTGTCCGGGGCCATCCGCATGAACAGCAGCCCTCTCTTCCTGCACTATGTGCTGGTGCCCGTGCTGCCAGCCTTTGAACCTGGTGCAG GTTTCCAGCCCTTCCTCAAGATCTACCAATCCATGCAGCTTGTCTACACATCAGGAGTCTA CCTCCGGTGCATCCAAGTGCCCCTGATTCAGCTCTGCCCTCTCTTCCCCAGTCATGTTGCAGGCCCTGGTCCCCAGCAGCTTTGTATCAGCCTGGAGCCAGCCCTCCTCCTCAAAGGCGATGTCATG gtaaCATGCTATCACAAGGGTAGCCGGGGGACTGACCGGACCCTCGTATTCCGAGTCCAGTTCCACACATGCACTATCCATGGACCACGGCTCATCTTCTCCAAGGACCAGTTGGATGAGGCCTGGGCCG ACGAGAGGTTCCCCTTCCAAGCCTCGGTGGAGTTcgtcttctcctccagcccagagAAGATCAAAG GTAGCACCCCACGGAATGAGCCCTCCGTCTCTGTCGACTACAACACTGCAGAGCCCGCAGTGCGCTGGGACTCCTACGAGAACTTCAACCTGCACCATGAGGACAGTGCGGATG ACTCTGTCACCCACACCCGGGGGCCCCTGGATGGCAGTCCTTATGCCCAGGTGCAGCGAGCCCCCCGCCAGACCCCACCGGCCCCATCTCcggagccacccccacccccgctgctTTCTGTCAGCAGCGACTCTGGCCATTCCTCCACGCTGACCACGGAGCCGGCCGCCGAGTCCCCTGGCCGGCCACCTCCGACAGCTGCCGAGCGGCAGGAGCTCGAGCGCCTGCTGGGAGGCTGTGGAGTGGCCAGTGGGGGCCGGGGAGCTGGGCGCGAGACGGCCATCCTTGATGATGAAGACCAGCCCGCTGCGGGCGGAGGCCCCCACCTCGGAATATATTCAGGACACAGGCCTGGCCTCAGCCGCCACTGCTCCTGCCGCCAGGGCTACCGGGAACCCTGCGGGGTCCCCAATGGAGGCTACTACCGGCCAGAGGGGACCCTGGAGAGGCGGCGGCTGGCTTTCGGAGCCTATGAGGGGGCCCCCCAGGGCTATGCTGAGCCCTCCGTGGAGAAGAGGCGCCTCTGCCGCTCGCTGTCCGAGGGGCCGTACCCCTACCCGCCTGAGCTGGGGAAACCCACCAATGGAGACTTTGGCTACCGCCCCCCAGGCTACCGGGAGGTGGTGATCCTGGAAGACCCAGGGCTGCCTGCGCTGTGCTCGTGCCCTGCCTGTGAGGAGAAGCTAGCACTGCCCACGGCAGCCCTCTATGGGCTGCGGCtggagagggaggctggggagggctgGGCGAGTGAGGCTGGTAAGCCCCTCCTGCACCCGGTGCGACCCGGGCACCCGCTGCCCCTGCTGGTGCCTGCCTGCGGGCACCACCATACCCCGCTGCCTGACTACAGCTGCTTGAAGCCACCGAAGGCAGGCGAGGAAGGGCATGAGGGCTGCTCCTATGCCTTGTGCCCCGAGGGCAGGTATGGGCACCCAGGGTACCCTGCCCTGGTGACGTACGGCTATGGAGGCGCAGTTCCCAGCTGCTGCCCAGCATACGGCCGGGTGCCGCACAGCTGTGGGTCTCCAGGTGAGGGTAGAGGGTATCCCAGCCCTCGTGCCCACTCCCCCCGGGCTGGCTCCATCTCCCCTGGCAGCCCGCCCTACCCCCAGTCCAGGAAGCTGAGCTATGAGATCCCTGCAGAGGAAGGAGGGGACCGGTATCCGCTGCCTGGGCACCTGGCCCCAGCAGGACCCTTGGCATCTCCAG aGTCGCCGGAGCCTGTGTCCTGGAGGGAGAGTCCCAGCGGGCACAGCACCCTGCCCCGGTCCCCGCGAGATGCCCAGTGCAGCACCGCTTCCGAGCTGTCTGGTCCTTCCACACCGCTGCACACCAGCAGCCCCGTCCAGGGCAAGGAGAG cacCCGACGGCAGGACACCCGGTCCCCCACCTTGGCGCCCACTCAGAGACTGAGTCCCGCGGAGGCCTTGCCGCCTGTTTCCCAGGGAGGCGCTGATAAGGCTCCAGAGCTGCCTGCGGGAAGTGGGCCTGAGCCTCCAGCCCCTGGCGccttctccccagcctccccacccaGCTCTCCCAACGACTGGCCtcaggagaggagcctggggggccgcTTGGACAGCGCCAGTCCAAGGGGGCCTGTACCCAACACCCTGCCCGGCCTCCGTCACGCCCCCTGGCAGGGCCTGCGAGATCCCCCAGACAGCCCGGATGGGTCCCCCCTCACCCCTGTGCCTACTCAGATGCCCTGGCTTGTGGCCAGCCCAGAACCCCCTCAGAGCTCGCCCACACCTGCCTTTCCTCTGGCTGCATCTTACGACATCAAcggccccccccaacccccccttCCTGAGAAACGCCATCTGCTGGGGCCTGGGCAGCAGCCGGGACCCTGGGGCCCGGAGCAGGCATCACCACCAGCCAGAGGCGCTAGTCACCATGTCACTTTTGCACCTCTGCTCCCGGATaatgccccccaacccccag AGCCCCCGATGCAAGAGAGCCAGAGCAATGTCAAGTTTGTCCAGGACACATCCAAGTTCTGGTACAAGCCACACCTGTCCCGTGACCAAG ccaTCACCCTGCTGAAGGACAAAGACCCTGGGGCCTTCCTGATCAGGGACAGTCATTCATTCCAAGGAGCCTATGGGCTGGCTCTCAAGGTGGCCACGCCCCCTCCCAGCGCCCAGTCCTGGAAAG GGGACCCCTCGGAACAGCTGGTCCGCCATTTTCTCATTGAGACTGGGCCCAAAGGGGTGAAGATCAAGGGCTGTCCCAGCGAGCCCTACTTTG GCAGCCTGTCAGCCCTGGTCTCCCAGCACTCCATCTCCCCACTGTCCCTGCCCTGCTGCCTGCGCATTCCCAGCAAAG atcctctggaggaggtccCAGAGGCCCCAGTGCCCAGCAACATGAGTACAGCGGCAGACCTCCTGCGTCAAGGCGCCG CCTGCAGCGTGCTCTACCTGACCTCAGTGGAGACGGAGTCGCTGACAGGCCCCCAAGCAGTGGCACGGGCCAGCTCCGCAGCTCTGAGCTGCAGCCCTCGCCCTGCGCCAGCCGTCGTCCACTTCAAGGTCTCAGCCCAGGGCATCACACTCACAGACAACCAAAGGAA gctcttctttcgCCGCCATTATCCAGTGAACAGCATCACCTTCTCCAGCACTGATCCTCAGGACCGGAG ATGGACCAACTCCGACGGGACCACCTCCAA GATCTTTGGTTTCGTGGCCAAGAAGCCGGGAAGCCCTTGGGAGAATGTGTGCCACCTCTTCGCAGAGCTTGACCCAGATCAGCCTGCAGGCGCCATTGTCACCTTCATCACCAAAGTTCTACTGGGCCAGAGGAAATGA
- the TNS2 gene encoding tensin-2 isoform X6, translating to MPEEKKNRRGDKEPRKAEPHSFREKVFRKKPPVCAVCKAAIDGTGVSCRVCKVATHRKCEAKVTSSCQALPPVELRRNTAPVRRIEHLGSTKSLNHSKQRSTLPRSFSLDPLMERRWDLDLTYVTERILAASFPARPDEQRHRGHLRELAHVLQSKHRDKYLLFNLSEKRHDLTRLNPKVQDFGWPELHAPPLDKLCSICKAMETWLSADPQHVVVLYCKGSKGKLGVIVSAYMHYSKISAGADQALATLTMRKFCEDKVAAELQPSQRRYITYFSGLLSGAIRMNSSPLFLHYVLVPVLPAFEPGAGFQPFLKIYQSMQLVYTSGVYHVAGPGPQQLCISLEPALLLKGDVMVTCYHKGSRGTDRTLVFRVQFHTCTIHGPRLIFSKDQLDEAWADERFPFQASVEFVFSSSPEKIKGSTPRNEPSVSVDYNTAEPAVRWDSYENFNLHHEDSADDSVTHTRGPLDGSPYAQVQRAPRQTPPAPSPEPPPPPLLSVSSDSGHSSTLTTEPAAESPGRPPPTAAERQELERLLGGCGVASGGRGAGRETAILDDEDQPAAGGGPHLGIYSGHRPGLSRHCSCRQGYREPCGVPNGGYYRPEGTLERRRLAFGAYEGAPQGYAEPSVEKRRLCRSLSEGPYPYPPELGKPTNGDFGYRPPGYREVVILEDPGLPALCSCPACEEKLALPTAALYGLRLEREAGEGWASEAGKPLLHPVRPGHPLPLLVPACGHHHTPLPDYSCLKPPKAGEEGHEGCSYALCPEGRYGHPGYPALVTYGYGGAVPSCCPAYGRVPHSCGSPGEGRGYPSPRAHSPRAGSISPGSPPYPQSRKLSYEIPAEEGGDRYPLPGHLAPAGPLASPESPEPVSWRESPSGHSTLPRSPRDAQCSTASELSGPSTPLHTSSPVQGKESTRRQDTRSPTLAPTQRLSPAEALPPVSQGGADKAPELPAGSGPEPPAPGAFSPASPPSSPNDWPQERSLGGRLDSASPRGPVPNTLPGLRHAPWQGLRDPPDSPDGSPLTPVPTQMPWLVASPEPPQSSPTPAFPLAASYDINGPPQPPLPEKRHLLGPGQQPGPWGPEQASPPARGASHHVTFAPLLPDNAPQPPEPPMQESQSNVKFVQDTSKFWYKPHLSRDQAITLLKDKDPGAFLIRDSHSFQGAYGLALKVATPPPSAQSWKGDPSEQLVRHFLIETGPKGVKIKGCPSEPYFGSLSALVSQHSISPLSLPCCLRIPSKDPLEEVPEAPVPSNMSTAADLLRQGAACSVLYLTSVETESLTGPQAVARASSAALSCSPRPAPAVVHFKVSAQGITLTDNQRKLFFRRHYPVNSITFSSTDPQDRRWTNSDGTTSKIFGFVAKKPGSPWENVCHLFAELDPDQPAGAIVTFITKVLLGQRK from the exons CGGAGAAACACCGCCCCTGTGAGGCGCATAGAGCACCTG GGATCCACCAAGTCTCTGAACCACTCAAAGCAGCGCAGCACTCTGCCCAG gagcTTCAGCCTGGACCCGCTCATGGAGCGCCGCTGGGACTTGGACCTCACCTACGTGACGGAGCGGATCCTGGCCGCCTCTTTCCCCGCGCGGCCCGACGAGCAGCGACACCGGGGCCACCTGCGCGAGCTGGCTCACGTGCTGCAATCCAAGCACCGTGACAAGTACCTG CTCTTCAACCTTTCAGAGAAAAGACATGACCTGACCCGCCTAAACCCGAAG GTCCAGGACTTTGGCTGGCCTGAGCTGCACGCACCCCCCCTAGACAAGCTGTGCTCCATTTGCAAAGCCATGGAGACCTGGCTCAGCGCTGACCCGCAGCACGTGGTCGTATTGTACTGCAAG GGGAGCAAGGGCAAGCTCGGTGTCATCGTCTCTGCCTACATGCACTACAGCAAGATCTCTGCAGG GGCAGACCAGGCGCTGGCGACCCTTACCATGCGGAAGTTTTGTGAAGACAAGGTTGCCGCAGAATTGCAGCCCTCCCAGCGCCG GTACATCACCTACTTCAGCGGTCTGCTGTCCGGGGCCATCCGCATGAACAGCAGCCCTCTCTTCCTGCACTATGTGCTGGTGCCCGTGCTGCCAGCCTTTGAACCTGGTGCAG GTTTCCAGCCCTTCCTCAAGATCTACCAATCCATGCAGCTTGTCTACACATCAGGAGTCTA TCATGTTGCAGGCCCTGGTCCCCAGCAGCTTTGTATCAGCCTGGAGCCAGCCCTCCTCCTCAAAGGCGATGTCATG gtaaCATGCTATCACAAGGGTAGCCGGGGGACTGACCGGACCCTCGTATTCCGAGTCCAGTTCCACACATGCACTATCCATGGACCACGGCTCATCTTCTCCAAGGACCAGTTGGATGAGGCCTGGGCCG ACGAGAGGTTCCCCTTCCAAGCCTCGGTGGAGTTcgtcttctcctccagcccagagAAGATCAAAG GTAGCACCCCACGGAATGAGCCCTCCGTCTCTGTCGACTACAACACTGCAGAGCCCGCAGTGCGCTGGGACTCCTACGAGAACTTCAACCTGCACCATGAGGACAGTGCGGATG ACTCTGTCACCCACACCCGGGGGCCCCTGGATGGCAGTCCTTATGCCCAGGTGCAGCGAGCCCCCCGCCAGACCCCACCGGCCCCATCTCcggagccacccccacccccgctgctTTCTGTCAGCAGCGACTCTGGCCATTCCTCCACGCTGACCACGGAGCCGGCCGCCGAGTCCCCTGGCCGGCCACCTCCGACAGCTGCCGAGCGGCAGGAGCTCGAGCGCCTGCTGGGAGGCTGTGGAGTGGCCAGTGGGGGCCGGGGAGCTGGGCGCGAGACGGCCATCCTTGATGATGAAGACCAGCCCGCTGCGGGCGGAGGCCCCCACCTCGGAATATATTCAGGACACAGGCCTGGCCTCAGCCGCCACTGCTCCTGCCGCCAGGGCTACCGGGAACCCTGCGGGGTCCCCAATGGAGGCTACTACCGGCCAGAGGGGACCCTGGAGAGGCGGCGGCTGGCTTTCGGAGCCTATGAGGGGGCCCCCCAGGGCTATGCTGAGCCCTCCGTGGAGAAGAGGCGCCTCTGCCGCTCGCTGTCCGAGGGGCCGTACCCCTACCCGCCTGAGCTGGGGAAACCCACCAATGGAGACTTTGGCTACCGCCCCCCAGGCTACCGGGAGGTGGTGATCCTGGAAGACCCAGGGCTGCCTGCGCTGTGCTCGTGCCCTGCCTGTGAGGAGAAGCTAGCACTGCCCACGGCAGCCCTCTATGGGCTGCGGCtggagagggaggctggggagggctgGGCGAGTGAGGCTGGTAAGCCCCTCCTGCACCCGGTGCGACCCGGGCACCCGCTGCCCCTGCTGGTGCCTGCCTGCGGGCACCACCATACCCCGCTGCCTGACTACAGCTGCTTGAAGCCACCGAAGGCAGGCGAGGAAGGGCATGAGGGCTGCTCCTATGCCTTGTGCCCCGAGGGCAGGTATGGGCACCCAGGGTACCCTGCCCTGGTGACGTACGGCTATGGAGGCGCAGTTCCCAGCTGCTGCCCAGCATACGGCCGGGTGCCGCACAGCTGTGGGTCTCCAGGTGAGGGTAGAGGGTATCCCAGCCCTCGTGCCCACTCCCCCCGGGCTGGCTCCATCTCCCCTGGCAGCCCGCCCTACCCCCAGTCCAGGAAGCTGAGCTATGAGATCCCTGCAGAGGAAGGAGGGGACCGGTATCCGCTGCCTGGGCACCTGGCCCCAGCAGGACCCTTGGCATCTCCAG aGTCGCCGGAGCCTGTGTCCTGGAGGGAGAGTCCCAGCGGGCACAGCACCCTGCCCCGGTCCCCGCGAGATGCCCAGTGCAGCACCGCTTCCGAGCTGTCTGGTCCTTCCACACCGCTGCACACCAGCAGCCCCGTCCAGGGCAAGGAGAG cacCCGACGGCAGGACACCCGGTCCCCCACCTTGGCGCCCACTCAGAGACTGAGTCCCGCGGAGGCCTTGCCGCCTGTTTCCCAGGGAGGCGCTGATAAGGCTCCAGAGCTGCCTGCGGGAAGTGGGCCTGAGCCTCCAGCCCCTGGCGccttctccccagcctccccacccaGCTCTCCCAACGACTGGCCtcaggagaggagcctggggggccgcTTGGACAGCGCCAGTCCAAGGGGGCCTGTACCCAACACCCTGCCCGGCCTCCGTCACGCCCCCTGGCAGGGCCTGCGAGATCCCCCAGACAGCCCGGATGGGTCCCCCCTCACCCCTGTGCCTACTCAGATGCCCTGGCTTGTGGCCAGCCCAGAACCCCCTCAGAGCTCGCCCACACCTGCCTTTCCTCTGGCTGCATCTTACGACATCAAcggccccccccaacccccccttCCTGAGAAACGCCATCTGCTGGGGCCTGGGCAGCAGCCGGGACCCTGGGGCCCGGAGCAGGCATCACCACCAGCCAGAGGCGCTAGTCACCATGTCACTTTTGCACCTCTGCTCCCGGATaatgccccccaacccccag AGCCCCCGATGCAAGAGAGCCAGAGCAATGTCAAGTTTGTCCAGGACACATCCAAGTTCTGGTACAAGCCACACCTGTCCCGTGACCAAG ccaTCACCCTGCTGAAGGACAAAGACCCTGGGGCCTTCCTGATCAGGGACAGTCATTCATTCCAAGGAGCCTATGGGCTGGCTCTCAAGGTGGCCACGCCCCCTCCCAGCGCCCAGTCCTGGAAAG GGGACCCCTCGGAACAGCTGGTCCGCCATTTTCTCATTGAGACTGGGCCCAAAGGGGTGAAGATCAAGGGCTGTCCCAGCGAGCCCTACTTTG GCAGCCTGTCAGCCCTGGTCTCCCAGCACTCCATCTCCCCACTGTCCCTGCCCTGCTGCCTGCGCATTCCCAGCAAAG atcctctggaggaggtccCAGAGGCCCCAGTGCCCAGCAACATGAGTACAGCGGCAGACCTCCTGCGTCAAGGCGCCG CCTGCAGCGTGCTCTACCTGACCTCAGTGGAGACGGAGTCGCTGACAGGCCCCCAAGCAGTGGCACGGGCCAGCTCCGCAGCTCTGAGCTGCAGCCCTCGCCCTGCGCCAGCCGTCGTCCACTTCAAGGTCTCAGCCCAGGGCATCACACTCACAGACAACCAAAGGAA gctcttctttcgCCGCCATTATCCAGTGAACAGCATCACCTTCTCCAGCACTGATCCTCAGGACCGGAG ATGGACCAACTCCGACGGGACCACCTCCAA GATCTTTGGTTTCGTGGCCAAGAAGCCGGGAAGCCCTTGGGAGAATGTGTGCCACCTCTTCGCAGAGCTTGACCCAGATCAGCCTGCAGGCGCCATTGTCACCTTCATCACCAAAGTTCTACTGGGCCAGAGGAAATGA